One genomic window of Penaeus chinensis breed Huanghai No. 1 chromosome 35, ASM1920278v2, whole genome shotgun sequence includes the following:
- the LOC125044166 gene encoding uncharacterized protein LOC125044166: MDRKQRWPAIFTAFFPVSSFPTHYAHLQRPTLSQGPRQDHRQFPRTAGPRAAMAVTDGESPELVESGELALHLEALQRWHDEAELLREARVLPPGADDQINLDAETRDQVKDLMETLIEEEILDVRRGWASPLTFNAFHIAIHNVPYQ, from the exons ATGGACAGAAAACAAAGATGGCCAGCCATATTTACCGCCTTCTTCCCTGTCTCATCTTTCCCTACACACTACGCCCATCTTCAGCGGCCCACGCTCTCACAAGGCCCTCGCCAGGACCATCGCCAGTTTCCACGGACTGCAGGGCCTCGCGCAGCCATGGCGG ttACCGACGGAGAGAGTCCTGAGCTGGTGGAGAGTGGGGAACTGGCGCTGCACTTGGAGGCCCTCCAGCGTTGGCACGACGAAGCTGAGCTCCTGCGGGAGGCGAGAGTCCTTCCTCCAGGCGCTGACGACCAGATCAACCTCGATGCAGAGACTCGAGACCAAGTCAAGGACCTCATGGAGACACTGATTGAGGAGGAAATCCTGGACGTCCGTCGGGGTTGGGCCTCGCCTCTAACTTTTAATGCTTTTCATATTGCCATTCACAATGTTCCGTATCAGTGA